The following are encoded together in the Octopus sinensis linkage group LG15, ASM634580v1, whole genome shotgun sequence genome:
- the LOC115219774 gene encoding probable G-protein coupled receptor No18 yields the protein MEILLTTSSIFPLEEFSFQNFSLTNFSDENVTFSDKTIYSTPSVTNILISLFLALMIVGCIFGNVLVILSVILYKPLRSVQNFFIVSLAVSDLSVAALVMPFHVSNLVLGYWIYGWLLCEIWLTLDVLLCTSSILNLCAIAVDRYWAIHDPLNYAQKRTPTRVGLMIAAVWFVSAMVSIPPVFGWNESGQLYNEIEMQCHLTDDRSYVVFSAFGSFYIPLIMMTFIYFKIFLAIRRRLRKRREQTAMCKIKANSTNKEDKKEQSPESTPAKDKDTPPTPVQEDRSIEGAEINSEIHVDSGELRSPVTEVCVTSQNGGTHSRLSKEEKEKHGRGKGKRVKSFFEKKQKISLSKERKATRILGIVMLAFILCWLPFFLMYLILPFCQSCSGVPIFAELFIVWLGYVNSGLNPVIYTIFNEEFRKAFYMLLSGVCFKKKGRDKTSKL from the coding sequence aTGGAAATTTTATTAACAACGAGTTCAATTTTTCCTTTAGAggaattttcatttcaaaattttagccTTACAAACTTTAGTGATGAAAACGTGACATTTTCAGATAAAACTATTTATTCCACTCCCAGTgtcacaaatattttaatttcgcTGTTTCTGGCATTGATGATAGTTGGGTGTATTTTTGGAAATGTTCTGGTTATTTTGTCTGTTATTCTTTATAAACCGCTTCGGAGTGTTCAAAACTTTTTCATCGTTTCTCTTGCTGTGTCTGACTTATCAGTAGCAGCTCTTGTAATGCCATTTCATGTGTCGAACCTTGTCCTAGGATACTGGATCTACGGCTGGCTGCTCTGCGAGATATGGTTAACGCTTGATGTACTTCTATGCACTTCGTCGATTTTGAATCTTTGTGCTATTGCAGTCGATCGATATTGGGCCATACACGACCCATTAAACTATGCTCAGAAACGAACACCAACACGAGTGGGATTAATGATTGCAGCTGTGTGGTTTGTTAGTGCAATGGTTTCAATTCCTCCTGTCTTTGGTTGGAATGAAAGTGGACAACTCTACAATGAAATCGAAATGCAGTGTCACTTAACAGATGACCGCAGCTACGTGGTCTTTTCCGCCTTCGGCTCATTTTACATTCCTCTTATAATGatgacttttatttatttcaaaatctttCTTGCCATTAGACGCCGTTTGCGAAAGCGACGCGAACAGACTGCTATGTGTAAAATCAAAGCTAATTCAACCAATAAAGAAGATAAGAAAGAACAAAGCCCTGAATCAACACCTGCCAAGGATAAAGACACTCCCCCGACTCCCGTTCAAGAAGATAGATCAATCGAAGGTGCTGAGATAAATTCAGAAATCCACGTTGACAGTGGTGAGTTGAGAAGTCCGGTCACAGAAGTGTGCGTTACTTCTCAAAACGGCGGAACTCACAGCAGATTGtccaaagaagagaaagaaaaacacggAAGAGGAAAGGGTAAGAGGGTGAAATCATTctttgagaaaaaacaaaaaatatccttATCCAAAGAACGCAAAGCAACCAGAATCCTTGGCATTGTTATGTTAGCTTTTATTCTGTGTTGGCTTCCTTTTTTTCTAATGTATTTAATTCTGCCATTCTGTCAATCATGCAGCGGCGTTCCGATTTTCGCCGAACTCTTTATAGTATGGCTTGGATACGTAAATTCTGGACTAAATCCTGTGATATATACCATATTTAATGAGGAATTTCGAAAGGCATTCTATATGCTTCTATCTGGCGTTTGCTTCAAGAAAAAAGGGCGAGACAAAACATCCAAACTGTAA